GAATAGAAGCGCTTGGCGCAATTAAGAATGAAATTTTTTGGAAACTTTTCACTAATGATTTGAAGCGGAAAAGCTGGTAGGCTGAAGCATATGAAATTTTAATAAAGGCTGGAGGGCTGAAATGAAACAGACGACGAGAAAAATGATTCAGATCGCTGCCATAGCCTGTGCAGCATTTATCATTTGCGCAGCACCAGCGTCTGCAAAAATGGCGCATACAGTGAAAAAAGGAGAAACAATGGAGCAAATCAGCTTTGCATACATTGTTTCGATTGACGATATAAAAAAATGGAATCATATAGAGCGGAATACTGCCGTTGAGGGTGATACACTCAGGATCCCTGAAAGAAGCTCGAAGCCGGGCAATGACAGAGAAGAACCGAGTATCGCTGTGTCTAAAGAGGAAAAGAAGCTTCTTGCCCAGCTTGTCCATGCTGAGGCAAAAGGAGAGCCATATGAAGGGAAAGTTGCTGTTGCTTCCGTAGTCCTGAATCGAGTAGAAAGCAGGGAATTTCCAGACTCTGTGAAGGATGTTATATACGAGAAAAACGCATTTTCTCCGGTAGGGAATGGAACGATTCATAACAAGGCAGATGAAGCATCCAAAAAAGCTGCCGAAGAAGCGCTCCGAAAAAAATCTGTAAATTACCTCTACTTCTTTAATCCCGAAACAGCAGAAAGCGAATGGATCAAAACAAGAAAAATAGAAAAAACCATCGGAAATCACAGTTTTTCAATGTAAAATGAATGCCCAAAAACCCTTCCGCTGCACGCGGAAGGGTTTTTGTTATGCGCTTAGGAGCTGGCCGTTTTTGAGAGAGTTTGTCGATTGGCCCGTATTCAGTGAAAGCTGGCCCGGATGTGAGGAAACATGGCTCGTATTCAGTGAAAGCTGGCCCGGACGTGAGAAGAAATGGCTGCGTTCCGAATGACGCGGCCAAGGTCTTCCGCATTTTTGTATAACTTTCTCCCATTTTTCGCAAAATAACCCTAATTATATGAGACCGGGGTTGAGGCTTGTGGATTTAATGAAAAACATGGATGGGTCACCGAAAACCTCAATGCCTGAGCTAATGGCAGTCTTGAGGAGTTCTTCTGATTTTATTCAATTCGGAAGCAAGGGCGTATCGACAAAGTACTGGATATCTTATTTCCGGACACTGGTTGATACGAAAATGCTTCATGAAAGCGTTCTCGCGGTTTTATCAAAAGTTAATTGGACCTCGCTTGAGGAATTAAAGAATGCCGTGCCAGTAGAAAATATTATTTTAACTTCAGACACCGATGTAGTGAAGGAGAAGCTGCTGCAGGGCTTTATTATGATAAGCCTTTCAGAGTACGGACAGTCGGCCCTGCTGATTCGGGTGTTTATGGAAAAAGCAAGGCAGGTTAGCCTTCCTGAGGTTGAATTTAGCGTGGTGGGACCGAAGGAGGCCTTCGTTGAGTCACTAGAGTCGAACATTCATCTTATTCGAAAGCGCATGCCATCAGATCAGCTGCGAATCAGAGAAATCAACATTGGCAAGCTGACACATACGAAGGTCGCTGTCATTTATATGGAGAGTATCGCCAATGATGAAAATGTGCGGACGGTATGGCAGAGACTGAATGGAATTGAGATTGATCACATTAGTGATAGTTCTGTTTTGACAGAGATTATGTCTGATAATCAAAATTCTCCCTTCCCGCAGCTATTGGACTCAGAGCGGCCAGACCGGGTGGTTTCGATACTTTCAGAGGGCAAGATTGTGATTGTGGTGGATGGTTCACCGCAGGTGCTGATTGGTCCAAGTACGCTGATTGAGTTTTTCACAGCATTTGATGATTATTTTTTTAATTATATCGTCGCATCCTTCTTCCGGATTGTTCGTTTAGCATCTGTTGCCTTTTCTATATTAGTTACGCCGGTTTATGTAGCTACATTAAATTTCCACTATGAACTGATCCCAAGGGACCTGCTGAATACGCTTGTCAGTTCAAGGGAAGAGATCCCGCTGCCTCCAATTCTCGAAGCCATTTTTTTGGAACTGACGATTGAGCTGCTCCGTGAAGCGGGGGCGAGACTGCCGACAAAGGTCGGTCAGACGATCGGGATTGTAGGCGGGATCGTAATCGGAACCGCATCTGTTGAGGCGGGACTAACGAGTAACGTCCTCCTGATTATTGTTGCACTTGCAGCATTGGCTTCCTTTACAACGCCTGTTTACAAAATGAGCAACACGATACGTCTAATACGCTTTCCATTTTTGCTGTTTGCAGAATTCTATGGATTGCTTGGAATTGTTTTTTGTTTCTGTGTTCTGGCCACTCATTTATTGAAGTTATCTTCACTTGGAAGACCATTTTTAGAACCAATCTATCCGCCAAGAACTGCTGACATGAAAGATGCGCTGATCAGGCTTCCGTTTTCCATGATGTCAAAAAGGCCGATTCAGCTTCGAACGAAACAGCCAATCCGGTTTGATAAAAAAAGGGCGTCTCAGAAAAAAGATATTGATGAGTGAGGAGTGATTCGATATGACTAAAATTGCTGAAAAATATCAAGTCTCTCATTTTATGGTCTTCTATCTGATTCACTCTCTTCAATTCGGGGTCGGAGTACTCGGCTTTCAAAGAATCATTGTAAAGGTTGCCGGTCAGGATGCGTGGATTTCCGTCATTTTATCAGGTGTTTTTTCACACATTATGGTCTGGATGATTTACCGTATTTTAAGGGGAGCTGAAGGTAACATTCATGACATTCATCATCGTATATTCGGCAAATGGCTCGGTAAAGGACTAAATCTTTTGATTTCGCTGTATTTCACTATGCTTGCGATTGGTGTACTGCGTACGTTTATTGAGATCATTCAGGTTTGGATGTTCCCGGATATGAATGTTTTGATTTTTAGTATCCTTTTCCTTGCACTTGTCTACTACATTGTAACCGGAGGATTCCGGGTAGTGACGGGCATTTGTTTTTTTGGAGTGGTTTTGCCGGGATACCTGATTATTACCTACTTTTTCCCTCTTGAATTTGCCGAGTGGGTAAATTTATTTCCAATGTTTGATCACTCGATCGGAGACATAATAGAAGGAACGAAAAGTATGGCATTAACTGTTCTTGGCTTTGAAGCATTACTAGTCTATTACCCCTTTATTAAAAACCCGGAAAAATCCCAAAAATGGGCTCATGGAGCAATTTTTTTTACCACTTTCTTATACTTGCTCATTTTGGTTATCACCATTGTGTTTTTCAATGAGGAGCAGCTTCAAAAGAATATCTGGGCAACATTAACAATGTGGAAAATCGTTGAAATCCCTTTTGTAGAACGATTTGAGTACATTGGCATTGCGAACTGGAATTTAGTTATTCTTCCTAATGTATGCCTAACCCTATGGTGTGCAA
The Metabacillus sp. FJAT-52054 genome window above contains:
- a CDS encoding cell wall hydrolase gives rise to the protein MKQTTRKMIQIAAIACAAFIICAAPASAKMAHTVKKGETMEQISFAYIVSIDDIKKWNHIERNTAVEGDTLRIPERSSKPGNDREEPSIAVSKEEKKLLAQLVHAEAKGEPYEGKVAVASVVLNRVESREFPDSVKDVIYEKNAFSPVGNGTIHNKADEASKKAAEEALRKKSVNYLYFFNPETAESEWIKTRKIEKTIGNHSFSM
- a CDS encoding spore germination protein; protein product: MKNMDGSPKTSMPELMAVLRSSSDFIQFGSKGVSTKYWISYFRTLVDTKMLHESVLAVLSKVNWTSLEELKNAVPVENIILTSDTDVVKEKLLQGFIMISLSEYGQSALLIRVFMEKARQVSLPEVEFSVVGPKEAFVESLESNIHLIRKRMPSDQLRIREINIGKLTHTKVAVIYMESIANDENVRTVWQRLNGIEIDHISDSSVLTEIMSDNQNSPFPQLLDSERPDRVVSILSEGKIVIVVDGSPQVLIGPSTLIEFFTAFDDYFFNYIVASFFRIVRLASVAFSILVTPVYVATLNFHYELIPRDLLNTLVSSREEIPLPPILEAIFLELTIELLREAGARLPTKVGQTIGIVGGIVIGTASVEAGLTSNVLLIIVALAALASFTTPVYKMSNTIRLIRFPFLLFAEFYGLLGIVFCFCVLATHLLKLSSLGRPFLEPIYPPRTADMKDALIRLPFSMMSKRPIQLRTKQPIRFDKKRASQKKDIDE
- a CDS encoding GerAB/ArcD/ProY family transporter — translated: MTKIAEKYQVSHFMVFYLIHSLQFGVGVLGFQRIIVKVAGQDAWISVILSGVFSHIMVWMIYRILRGAEGNIHDIHHRIFGKWLGKGLNLLISLYFTMLAIGVLRTFIEIIQVWMFPDMNVLIFSILFLALVYYIVTGGFRVVTGICFFGVVLPGYLIITYFFPLEFAEWVNLFPMFDHSIGDIIEGTKSMALTVLGFEALLVYYPFIKNPEKSQKWAHGAIFFTTFLYLLILVITIVFFNEEQLQKNIWATLTMWKIVEIPFVERFEYIGIANWNLVILPNVCLTLWCASRGIKQTINISQKKTLILVLILTLIAVNMFNTREQIDHLNTVMGDIGLCFYLYIPLILFLQFFLKKIKNQGGAG